A portion of the Gossypium arboreum isolate Shixiya-1 chromosome 8, ASM2569848v2, whole genome shotgun sequence genome contains these proteins:
- the LOC108457446 gene encoding cell division cycle 20.1, cofactor of APC complex-like isoform X1, with protein MFSLYWQLDRFIPNRSVMDYDYAHYMLTEGRKIKENQIVFSPTRDAYRMQLAEALNMNRTRILAFKNKPPTPVELFPSGHTTSFAHPEKHLKPRRHIPQSPERTLDALDLMDDFYLNLLDWGSSNVLVITLGNTVYFWDASDSSTSKLVTIDDDNGPVTSVSWALDGRHIAIGLNKSEVQLQDSASNRQLRTLRGCH; from the exons ATGTTTTCTTTGTACTGGCAGCTCGATAGATTCATACCAAATCGTTCAGTAATGGACTATGATTATGCACATTACATGCTGACTGAAGGGAGGAAGATCAAAGAGAACCAAATAGTTTTCTCACCAACCAGGGACGCCTATAGGATGCAGCTAGCTGAGGCCTTGAACATGAATAGGACTCGAATCTTGGCTTTCAAGAACAAGCCACCAACACCTGTTGAACTCTTCCCTTCCGGCCACACAACTTCTTTTGCTCACCCAGAGAAACATTTGAAACCCCGAAGACACATTCCCCAG AGCCCTGAGAGAACATTGGATGCTCTTGACCTTATGGATGacttttacttgaatttattGGACTGGGGTAGCAGCAATGTTCTTGTAATAACACTTGGAAACACTGTTTATTTTTGGGATGCTTCAGATAGTTCTACCTCAAAACTTGTTACCATTGATGATGACAATGGCCCGGTAACAAGTGTGAGTTGGGCTCTTGATGGTCGGCATATTGCCATTGGCTTGAACAAATCTGAAGTACAGTTACAGGATTCTGCTTCAAACAGACAG TTGCGCACTCTGAGAGGTTGTCACTGA
- the LOC108457446 gene encoding cell division cycle 20.1, cofactor of APC complex-like isoform X2, protein MDYDYAHYMLTEGRKIKENQIVFSPTRDAYRMQLAEALNMNRTRILAFKNKPPTPVELFPSGHTTSFAHPEKHLKPRRHIPQSPERTLDALDLMDDFYLNLLDWGSSNVLVITLGNTVYFWDASDSSTSKLVTIDDDNGPVTSVSWALDGRHIAIGLNKSEVQLQDSASNRQLRTLRGCH, encoded by the exons ATGGACTATGATTATGCACATTACATGCTGACTGAAGGGAGGAAGATCAAAGAGAACCAAATAGTTTTCTCACCAACCAGGGACGCCTATAGGATGCAGCTAGCTGAGGCCTTGAACATGAATAGGACTCGAATCTTGGCTTTCAAGAACAAGCCACCAACACCTGTTGAACTCTTCCCTTCCGGCCACACAACTTCTTTTGCTCACCCAGAGAAACATTTGAAACCCCGAAGACACATTCCCCAG AGCCCTGAGAGAACATTGGATGCTCTTGACCTTATGGATGacttttacttgaatttattGGACTGGGGTAGCAGCAATGTTCTTGTAATAACACTTGGAAACACTGTTTATTTTTGGGATGCTTCAGATAGTTCTACCTCAAAACTTGTTACCATTGATGATGACAATGGCCCGGTAACAAGTGTGAGTTGGGCTCTTGATGGTCGGCATATTGCCATTGGCTTGAACAAATCTGAAGTACAGTTACAGGATTCTGCTTCAAACAGACAG TTGCGCACTCTGAGAGGTTGTCACTGA